A single genomic interval of Arachis duranensis cultivar V14167 chromosome 7, aradu.V14167.gnm2.J7QH, whole genome shotgun sequence harbors:
- the LOC107459115 gene encoding uncharacterized protein LOC107459115: protein MDSIMSKLRNLDAYPKINEDFYSRTLSGGVITLASSVLMILLFISELRLYLHASTETKLIVDTSRGETLRINFDVTFPALPCSMLSVDAMDISGEQHLDVRHDIIKKRLDTQGNVIGTRQDGIGSPKIENPLQKHGGRLEHNETYCGSCYGAEESDDDCCNSCEDVREAYRKKGWAVSNPDLIDQCKREGFLQRIKEEDGEGCNIYGFLEVNKVAGNFHFAPGKSFQQSGVHVHDLLAFQKDSFNLSHHINRLAFGDYFPGVVNPLDRAHWTQKTPSGMYQYFIKVVPTVYSDVRGHTIQTNQFSVTEHFKTGDVGRFQSLPGVFFFYDLSPIKVTFTEEPVSFLHFLTNVCAIVGGVYTVSGILDSFIYHGQRAIKKKMELGKFN, encoded by the exons ATGGATAGCATAATGAGCAAGCTTCGTAATCTTGACGCTTACCCTAAAATCAATGAGGATTTCTACAGCAGAACACTTTCCGGCGGCGTCATTACCCTTGCTTCCTCCGTTCTCATGATCTTGCTCTTCATCTCCGAGCTTC GATTGTATCTGCATGCTTCAACTGAGACCAAGCTTATTGTGGATACTTCTAGAGGTGAAACGCTGCGTATCAAT TTTGATGTTACTTTTCCTGCCCTACCATGCTCGATGCTCAGTGTTGATGCAATGGACATTAGTGGAGAGCAACATCTCGATGTA AGACATGATATAATCAAGAAAAGGTTAGATACTCAAGGCAATGTAATAGGTACAAGGCAAGATGGAATTGGTTCTCCCAAG ATTGAAAATCCCTTGCAAAAGCATGGAGGCAGGCTAGAGCACAATGAGACTTATTGTGGTTCCTGCTATGGGGCAGAAGAG TCAGATGATGATTGTTGTAATTCCTGTGAGGATGTTCGTGAAGCATATCGGAAAAAAGGTTGGGCAGTCTCAAATCCAGATTTAATTGATCAG TGCAAAAGGGAAGGATTCTTGCAAAGAATCAAGGAAGAAGACGGTGAAGGATGCAACATATATGGCTTCTTGGAAGTAAATAAGGTGGCAGGTAATTTTCATTTTGCTCCAGGCAAAAGCTTTCAGCAATCTGGTGTACATGTACATGATCTGCTGGCTTTTCAAAAGGACTCGTTTAAT TTAAGTCACCACATCAACAGATTAGCTTTTGGTGATTATTTTCCTGGTGTGGTGAATCCTCTTGATCG TGCACATTGGACTCAGAAAACACCAAGTGGGAtgtatcaatattttattaag GTTGTGCCTACTGTTTACTCTGATGTGAGAGGACATACTATCCAAACAAACCAG TTCTCTGTGACAGAACACTTCAAGACCGGAGATGTGGGCCGATTCCAGTCCCTTCCCGGAGTTTTCTTCTTCTATGACCTTTCTCCAATTAAG GTTACCTTTACAGAAGAACCTGTCTCATTCTTGCATTTCCTTACTAATGTCTGTGCCATAGTTGGAG GTGTTTACACTGTATCTGGAATATTAGATTCGTTTATCTATCACGGCCAACGGGCtatcaagaagaagatggaactTGGTAAATTTAACTGA